The Glycine soja cultivar W05 chromosome 19, ASM419377v2, whole genome shotgun sequence genomic sequence AAATTACTGTctgcaaatcaaaataaaaaaaaaaaatatgttaagcaAAAGTAGAATGTCGTATAAGTGAGAGCTTAAATAAGTCAAGGCAAATGGATATGATATTTGCATGCTTAAGATCTTGTAGTTACACATTCTTCGAATCTCTAGTACATGAAGTTGAaaatctctctctcaaaataGACATTTCCAATagatcataaataaattaataaattgtgaAGTCATCTACTATATATAGTcgaactaattaaaatttatttaaatcattcaATTGATATCCTTAATTAAAAGTCTATGTTTCTATAAGTGAGAATCTAAACCATTGTTTCTCACTTTGTGAAAAACTTAAACCTCTTTCACTATATTCATATTTCATAGCCCAATGTtctaatcataaaattattagtCCCATTTAAAGTCATCTGTGCTAACAACCTAATCATATAGCAGTATAATGCATATTtggattaaaatttacaaacttTAGTTtgagttaaatttaaatttacaaagGCAATTCAATTCTTCCTTTTACAAAACTGAGTAGTAACACAAAATTTTCATTGCAAACACATTTTTGGTAGTAACCAAACATTTTaccaaaatgaatttattttccaaaaatatattCACCATTTAAAAGTACTTCTTCAATTCAACTGATAACCAAAGATGTTCATAGTAGGTCCAATATACATACCAGTAAATTGGATTTGATGATGGTATCCGCATCTATGCCATGAATTGTTTTTCCATCAAACAAGGAAAGCATGGCGTCCACGAAGTCTTGAATTCCATCAACGTTGTTCTCACCAAAAGCCCTATTTTGTTTGTGCTCCTCTAACCACTCACCAAAAATCTCATCCAAATCCTTGGCAGTTTCCTTCATGGCCTTCTCATAGCCACCAAAATCAAACCATCTCAAGAAAGGAATAGCATCTGCCACCGTGAACACCCCCATCAGACGCATGAACTCCTTCACAGCCTCCACACATCTCTGAGCCTTCTCATCATCCATAGTTCTAGCACCGAAAAGTCGCTTTCCGACGACCATTCGAAGAACCATGTTGTATGTCAATTGAGAAAACCATTGCTTCAGCTCCAGCAACGCATAGCCAGACTCATTATTCTTGTTGCTTGACCAAACATTGAAGAGCTCTTTGATCGAACTTTGAACTTCGGAGACACGAACATGCTGTAGTTGCTCCACTCTGCGAGATGTAAGGATCTCTAACGTTGTAATCTTTCTTTGCTCGCGCCAATAAGGACCATAGGGTGCAAACCCAAACATGGCTTGGTTGTAGCACATGAGTTCAATGGCAAGAAGCTTGGGGCGAGACGAAACGACGATGTCGTTTTTGGTGAAGCATTCCTTAGCAATTTCCCAGTTGCTGATTACCAAAGCCTTTTTGACACCATAGTTGATGGTGAATATGGGTCCATACTTATCAGCCAAAGCACCCAAAACCCTATCAGGTGTCTCTGAACCACTCAATAGTGGTAGGTGACCAAGTATTGGCCATGCACCTGCAACTTTGGGAGCCTCTTTTTTACCTAATGCAAATTTGAAGGGattatacaaaaacaaaaagaagaggGTTATAGAAAGAACTCCAATGGCAGTGGCATTTAGGTAATTTAGAACAAACTCCATTTTAGATAGAGAAGATTGTTTACTATAGTGGCTGCTTCTACAGAGATGTGCAATAATGCTGTGTATCATCTTCCTTAAATAGACCAATATATTGTTGGATGAAGAAAGGAGTGTGATAATTTTGGATAGATgacttttttcttattattcacCAAAAGCGGAAGCTTTTCAGCCACTGTGCTTGGGGTTTTTTATTCAATGCAGTGACTATTAGCTAACCCGTGCTTAGGcataaatcatcatcatctaaaCAAGGAAAGCATGCTGTCCATACTACGTTGCACGAAATTTGATTAACTACCCACTAATTAGGAATAAATCATCatctaaattatgattattttcatatcctaatagaatatgattattaatttggaaattatgattatttttatatttaaacattatatttaaaattgattgttaagtatctataaatttgaaataaaaattaaaaaaaataagaataaaatatgtttattaattaaacatcAATAAATTGATAATGATTATGgcaaaaaagaaatacaaaattgaatttattttaataatatattaaattgatacggtaatatttaaaattgattgttaagtacctactaATTAGGAATAAGTCATCATCTAAATTATGGTTATTTATATATccaaacataatatttaaaattgattcttaagTGCCTATtagtttgaaatgaaaattaataaaaatacgaataaaatatgtttattaattaaacgttaataaattgacaatgatcaagatgaaattaaatacaaaattgaagttattttattaatatgttgaa encodes the following:
- the LOC114399428 gene encoding cytochrome P450 82A4-like; its protein translation is MEFVLNYLNATAIGVLSITLFFLFLYNPFKFALGKKEAPKVAGAWPILGHLPLLSGSETPDRVLGALADKYGPIFTINYGVKKALVISNWEIAKECFTKNDIVVSSRPKLLAIELMCYNQAMFGFAPYGPYWREQRKITTLEILTSRRVEQLQHVRVSEVQSSIKELFNVWSSNKNNESGYALLELKQWFSQLTYNMVLRMVVGKRLFGARTMDDEKAQRCVEAVKEFMRLMGVFTVADAIPFLRWFDFGGYEKAMKETAKDLDEIFGEWLEEHKQNRAFGENNVDGIQDFVDAMLSLFDGKTIHGIDADTIIKSNLLTVISGGTESITNTLTWAVCLILRNPIVLEKVIAELDFQVGKERCITESDISKLTYLQAVVKETLRLYPSVPLSSPREFIEDCTLGGYNVKKGTRLITNIWKIHTDLSVWSNPLEFKPERFLTTHKDIDVRGHHFELLPFGGGRRVCPGISFSLQMVHLILASLFHSFSFLNPSNEPIDMTETVGLGKTKATPLEILIKPRLSSNCYL